TCGATAGACGACCTGAGGAACAGTCACCATGAATCCCTACGATGAAGCCCCGCTGAGCCTGGCTCGCCGCGCATGGTTGCGCAAGACGGCCTGGAGTGCGGGCGCGGCGGCGCTCGGTGGCGCTGCGCTGATGCCGGGCTCGCTGGCGTTCGCGCAAACGTCGCAAACGTCGCAAACCCAGCAAGCGCCGCTCAAGCCGCTCAAGCTTTCCTGGAACGCCGGCGCGATCTGTACTGCGCCGGTGGCCGTGGCGGTGAAGCAGGGCTTTTTCCAGCGGCACGGTTTGCAGGTCGAACTCGTGAATTTTTCGGGCTCGACCGACCAGTTGCTCGAAGCCATCGCAACCGGTAAGTCCGACGCGGGCGTCGGCATGGCGCTGCGCTGGATCAAACCGCTGGAGCAGGGCTTCGATGTGAAACTGACGGCCGGGATTCACGGCGGCTGCATGCGTTTGCTGGCCACGCGAGCGTCGGGCATCGTCGACGTGGCGGGACTGAAGGGCCGCACGATCGGCGTCAGCGATATGGCCAGTCCGACCAGGAACTTCTTCGCGATCGTGTTGAAGAAGATCGGTGTGGACCCGGAGCGCGACGTGAACTGGCGTCAGTATCCGGCCAACCTGCTGGGCGAGGCGCTGAAGAAGGGTGAAGTGCACGCCATCGCGGATGGCGACCCGACTATCTGGTCGATCCGCGAATCCGATCACCTCTATGAAGTGTCGAACAATCTGTGCGGCGAGTACCAGACGCGTTCGTGCTGCGTGCTCGGCGTGCGTGGTTCGCTGGTGCGCAAGGATCGCGCCACCGCGCAGGCTTTGACGCAAGCGTTGCTCGAGGCGACCGAGTGGACCGCCAATCATCCCGACGACGCGGCCACCATTTTCTCGGCCTATACGCCGTCCGCCGAGGTGAGCCAACTGGCCGCCATGCTCAAGAGCCATACCGATCGCCACCATCCGGTCGGCGATGCGTTCAGGAAGGAGATCTCGCTATATGCCGACGACCTGAAAGCGGTCGGCGTACTCAACAGCGGGACCGATTCGAACCGGCTGGCGAATCGGGTGTTCTCGGATGTGCTGGCTTAACGCTACGAACGCCGCGCCCGCGCGTTAGCGCTCAGGCCGCGGCAAACCGCCTTTCGAGCCAACCAGCCATGGCTCGTTGCGAAACGCCTGCACCCACGGTTTCGCGAGGCGTCCCGCGAACGAGTGCGACGATCGCAAGCCGGATCAGAACCGGTCGCGATGGCGCCGACACTGATCAAGACATTCAATGCGAAGCCGCGCGCGAGCGCGAGCGTCTCGTCCTCATTCCTTACGACCATGACAACGACCACGAACGAAACCGGTAGCGCCGTCTCGACGCAACGACGCGAAGCCGTCGAGGCGCTGCTCGCCGACGCCCGGCGCATCATCGACGAAAAAGGCGTGACCCGTGATGCGCTCAAGGGGCTCAGCGAGCGGCTCACGGAACTCGCAACCCATCGCGCTCTGTTCGATGCCGCCGATTTTCCGCCGCCGCAGCCCGGTAGCGGCGACACATCGACCCGCTACCGGCTCAATCCCGGTGAAGACGGTTTCGCGCTCTATCTGAACTCGCTGCTGCCGGGCAAGACGACGATCCCGCATAACCACGACACGTGGGCCGTGATTGCGGCGATCGAGGGCGCGGA
The nucleotide sequence above comes from Paraburkholderia aromaticivorans. Encoded proteins:
- a CDS encoding ABC transporter substrate-binding protein translates to MNPYDEAPLSLARRAWLRKTAWSAGAAALGGAALMPGSLAFAQTSQTSQTQQAPLKPLKLSWNAGAICTAPVAVAVKQGFFQRHGLQVELVNFSGSTDQLLEAIATGKSDAGVGMALRWIKPLEQGFDVKLTAGIHGGCMRLLATRASGIVDVAGLKGRTIGVSDMASPTRNFFAIVLKKIGVDPERDVNWRQYPANLLGEALKKGEVHAIADGDPTIWSIRESDHLYEVSNNLCGEYQTRSCCVLGVRGSLVRKDRATAQALTQALLEATEWTANHPDDAATIFSAYTPSAEVSQLAAMLKSHTDRHHPVGDAFRKEISLYADDLKAVGVLNSGTDSNRLANRVFSDVLA
- a CDS encoding cysteine dioxygenase family protein, whose protein sequence is MTTTTNETGSAVSTQRREAVEALLADARRIIDEKGVTRDALKGLSERLTELATHRALFDAADFPPPQPGSGDTSTRYRLNPGEDGFALYLNSLLPGKTTIPHNHDTWAVIAAIEGAELNRIYWRTDDGRDPDRAQLELARERVVRPGVPIAFLPDDIHSIHVGGAEPTLHFHLYGRPLETLTGRLGFETGTGLIVRYNATHMQRETQAVG